One stretch of Erpetoichthys calabaricus chromosome 14, fErpCal1.3, whole genome shotgun sequence DNA includes these proteins:
- the LOC114664433 gene encoding myeloid-associated differentiation marker homolog → MPVILGEARILTSPQSIVRILEMLFGCVTFSLVVSAESSFLNKGPHWFLCMFSWCFFFVLTGLILLVEFVQFQSLVPLSWKNLPISMAFLGALMTLSASVCFPLFVIKESCFERSSCGHLVSATIFSCFSFLSYTAEVYMTKVRSEAHSGYMSTTPGFLKVFEVFCSCMIFVSVDREVLDNLTTYPLFWWSLVVYSCCFLMSVCTIVVMLGECTGRCLVPFDRILAAFSMLCVVMYVTATGFWLWHLVNPQQKENPQSLWRNSLIITIISCLNLLTYTVDLAFSIKLVCYRT, encoded by the coding sequence ATGCCGGTCATCCTGGGTGAGGCCCGCATTTTGACCTCTCCCCAGTCCATCGTGCGAATCCTAGAGATGCTGTTTGGATGTGTGACCTTCAGCCTGGTGGTGTCAGCTGAAAGCAGCTTTCTGAACAAAGGTCCTCACTGGTTCCTGTGCATGTTCAGTTGGTGCTTCTTCTTCGTGCTGACTGGCCTAATCCTCTTGGTGGAGTTTGTGCAGTTTCAGAGCCTTGTGCCACTTTCTTGGAAAAATCTACCCATCAGCATGGCTTTCTTGGGCGCCCTGATGACCTTGAGTGCCTCAGTCTGTTTCCCACTGTTTGTGATCAAAGAAAGCTGCTTTGAAAGATCTTCCTGCGGCCacttggtcagtgccaccatcttctCCTGCTTCAGCTTCCTGTCGTACACAGCTGAGGTCTACATGACCAAGGTAAGAAGTGAGGCTCACAGTGGCTACATGTCCACCACCCCTGGATTTCTCAAGGTGTTTGAGGTTTTCTGCAGCTGTATGATTTTTGTCAGTGTGGACAGAGAGGTGCTGGACAATCTGACGACCTACCCACTCTTCTGGTGGAGTCTAGTGGTTTACAGCTGCTGCTTCCTCATGTCTGTCTGCACTATTGTTGTTATGCTGGGCGAATGCACTGGGCGCTGCCTTGTCCCCTTTGACAGGATCCTGGCAGCCTTCAGCATGTTATGTGTCGTCATGTATGTCACAGCTACAGGTTTCTGGCTTTGGCACCTGGTGAACccacaacaaaaagaaaatcccCAAAGCCTATGGAGAAACAGTCTGATCATCACCATCATCTCCTGCCTCAACCTCCTGACCTACACCGTGGACCTGGCCTTCTCCATCAAGTTAGTCTGCTACAGGACTTGA